One Fusobacterium simiae genomic region harbors:
- a CDS encoding cache domain-containing sensor histidine kinase, giving the protein MKMNNKPLNIKIGFYFLITNLVLVLLLGSIFYFSSSSLLIQKEISAKTEAIEKSGNYIELYTNKLTTLSQVISHDKGVYDYLKNKNEAEKNRILNIMENTLSTDPYIKSIILIRKDGAVISNEKNVNMEISSDMMKEEWYVNSLMNPMPVLNPLRKQNFSHDGMDDWVISVSREIADSNGENLGVLLIDIKYQALHEYLQNQETGENSNIVILDDDNRIVYYKDIPYTNSQEKYLKNLKNIEEGYNRKENTVTVKYPIKNTHWTLIEISYMQEIESLKNHFFEMIVVSCLVSLLITVLVSVSVLRRITRPIKELEQHMSNFNNNLSKIDLKGDVSIEILSLQNHFNEMIDRIKYLREYEINALYSQINPHFLYNTLDTIIWMAEFQDTEKVISITKALSNFFRISLSNGKEKIPLKEEINHIKEYLYIQKQRYEDKLEYKISIQPELENIEVPKIILQPFVENAIYHGIKNLDTTGIISIYSRIVENNIELIIEDNGIGFEAAKKQPLMKMGGVGIKNVNKRIQYYYGKEYGAKIDSSLKIGARIVITLPYK; this is encoded by the coding sequence ATGAAAATGAACAATAAACCATTAAATATAAAAATAGGATTTTATTTTTTAATTACCAACTTAGTTCTAGTTTTACTTTTAGGGAGTATATTTTATTTTAGTTCTAGTAGCCTTTTAATACAAAAAGAAATTTCTGCTAAGACAGAAGCCATTGAGAAAAGTGGAAATTATATTGAGCTTTATACAAATAAACTTACAACATTAAGTCAGGTGATTTCACATGATAAAGGAGTATATGATTATTTAAAAAATAAAAATGAAGCAGAAAAAAATAGGATTTTGAATATAATGGAAAATACCCTTTCCACGGACCCTTATATAAAATCAATTATTTTAATAAGAAAAGATGGAGCAGTTATTTCCAATGAAAAAAATGTAAATATGGAAATTTCCAGTGATATGATGAAAGAAGAATGGTATGTAAATTCTTTGATGAATCCTATGCCTGTATTAAATCCTCTTAGGAAACAAAACTTTTCACATGATGGAATGGACGATTGGGTTATTTCTGTCAGTAGAGAAATAGCTGATTCCAATGGAGAGAATTTAGGAGTGTTGTTGATAGATATAAAATATCAAGCACTTCATGAGTATCTTCAAAATCAAGAAACAGGAGAAAATAGCAATATTGTCATTTTAGATGATGATAATAGGATAGTTTATTATAAGGATATTCCTTATACTAATTCACAAGAAAAGTATTTAAAAAATTTAAAAAATATTGAAGAGGGATATAATAGAAAAGAAAATACAGTTACAGTAAAATATCCTATAAAAAATACACATTGGACATTGATTGAAATTTCTTATATGCAAGAAATTGAAAGTTTAAAAAATCATTTTTTTGAAATGATAGTTGTAAGCTGTCTAGTTTCCCTTTTAATTACAGTCTTGGTAAGTGTGAGTGTATTGAGAAGAATTACAAGACCTATAAAAGAATTAGAACAGCATATGAGTAATTTCAATAATAATTTATCAAAAATAGATTTAAAAGGTGATGTAAGTATTGAGATTTTAAGTTTACAAAATCACTTTAATGAGATGATAGATAGGATAAAATATTTAAGAGAATATGAAATTAATGCACTTTATAGTCAAATTAATCCTCATTTTTTATACAATACTTTGGATACTATAATTTGGATGGCAGAATTTCAAGATACTGAAAAGGTTATTTCAATTACAAAAGCCTTGTCTAACTTTTTTAGAATTTCTTTAAGCAATGGAAAAGAAAAAATTCCTTTAAAAGAAGAAATAAATCATATCAAAGAATATTTATATATACAAAAGCAAAGATACGAAGATAAATTAGAATATAAAATTTCTATTCAACCAGAATTAGAAAATATTGAAGTACCTAAGATAATATTGCAACCTTTTGTAGAAAATGCAATTTATCATGGAATTAAAAATTTAGATACAACAGGAATAATTTCTATCTATTCTCGAATAGTAGAAAATAATATAGAATTGATAATAGAAGATAATGGTATTGGATTTGAAGCAGCTAAAAAACAACCACTTATGAAAATGGGTGGAGTTGGAATTAAAAATGTAAATAAAAGGATTCAATATTATTATGGAAAAGAATATGGTGCAAAAATAGATAGTTCCCTTAAAATAGGAGCTAGAATCGTAATAACCCTTCCCTATAAATAA
- a CDS encoding iron transporter has translation MKNLKFLLGALLVLGLVACGEKKEEPAPAEPAATTETAATEAPKEEAPAEKPGESGFAEVPIDETVVGPYQVATVYFQAVDMIPEGKQPSAAESDMHLEADIHLLPEAAKKYGFGDGEDIWPAYLTVNYKVMSEDGKTELTSGTFMPMNADDGAHYGINIKKGLIPIGKYKLQLEIKAPTDYLLHVDDETGVPAAKDGGVAAAEEFFKTQTVEFDWTYTGEQLQNK, from the coding sequence ATGAAAAATCTAAAATTTTTATTAGGAGCTTTACTTGTTTTAGGACTTGTTGCATGTGGAGAAAAGAAAGAAGAACCAGCACCAGCTGAACCAGCAGCTACTACTGAAACAGCTGCAACTGAAGCTCCAAAAGAAGAAGCACCAGCTGAAAAGCCGGGAGAATCAGGATTTGCTGAAGTACCTATTGATGAAACAGTTGTAGGTCCTTACCAAGTAGCAACAGTTTATTTCCAAGCAGTAGATATGATTCCAGAAGGAAAACAACCATCTGCAGCTGAATCTGATATGCACTTAGAAGCTGATATTCACTTATTACCTGAAGCAGCTAAAAAATATGGATTTGGAGATGGAGAAGATATTTGGCCAGCTTACCTAACAGTAAACTATAAAGTTATGTCTGAAGATGGAAAAACTGAATTAACTTCAGGAACATTTATGCCAATGAATGCTGATGATGGTGCTCACTATGGAATAAATATCAAAAAAGGTTTAATTCCAATTGGAAAATATAAATTACAACTTGAAATTAAAGCACCTACTGATTATCTATTACACGTGGATGATGAAACTGGGGTTCCTGCAGCTAAAGATGGTGGAGTTGCAGCAGCTGAAGAATTCTTCAAAACTCAAACAGTTGAATTTGATTGGACTTATACTGGAGAACAATTACAAAATAAATAA